AGAACGGTTCCGCCGAGGGTTCTTTTTCCGGAGTATGCAGCTTTTTATACATCCTTGATATAACGCTGATTATCCAAGGCTTAAGTAGCAGAAAAATGTATAAAAAGCGCACCTTTTATACATATGCAACCACCTAACAAACATGGCTTTTTTTAGAGAAAAATGTTACTATCTATGCAGGAATATAATTCCAAGATGATGTTCAAAAAATCTACCTCGCTTGCCAATGCCGAGGTAGATTTTTATTTTGTTAAAGACATTAATATCCTTTAGGAGGGTGTTATACTAGTTATAATCTTAAATAAATTGGAGGTTATAACTGATATGTACATGGAATTCTATGAAAAAGTAGATGGATTAGCAAGAGCTATTGGAGTCACTACTTCAACTGCCAAAAAATATTATTTACTTTTTGAAGAGCATGGTTATAACTTTAAACGTAATCAGCAAGGACAACTCTTGTTTTCACAAGATGATATAAATTTATTTAAAGAATTAATGCTTTTAAAAAATGAAAAAGGTATGACTGTTCCTAAGGCTGTAAAGGAGATTATAAAAGATAAAGTTATAACTGACACAACTGATATAACCGACATAACTGTTACAACAGAAGATATAACGGTTATAACCAAGCAAGTCACAACCGTTATGACCGAACTAGATGAGTTAAAACAATTAGTAAAAAATCAAAATGAAATTATAGAAAAACAGCAAGAG
This region of Priestia aryabhattai genomic DNA includes:
- a CDS encoding DUF3967 domain-containing protein, which produces MYMEFYEKVDGLARAIGVTTSTAKKYYLLFEEHGYNFKRNQQGQLLFSQDDINLFKELMLLKNEKGMTVPKAVKEIIKDKVITDTTDITDITVTTEDITVITKQVTTVMTELDELKQLVKNQNEIIEKQQEDFKKQFLKQEAYIKDSLEQRDKTLITTLREMQESQKEIATSLSKEQAKKKWWQIWLH